A genomic segment from Aquibium oceanicum encodes:
- a CDS encoding SPW repeat domain-containing protein, with protein sequence MAGEKEIVVVTGSSGFIGSAVIEKLARRFTLVGFDRETSPHPPAAAECICIDLTSDDSVEAALKRLRTGYGNRIASVIHLAAYFDLTGEANPKYEQVTVRGTERLLRGLQKFEVEQFVFASTMLVHAPGRKGEPIDEDWPLDPKLPYRESKIRTEALIREQRKSIPTVMIRPSGVYDDMCHSAFLSRQIARIYERQLVSHVYPGDLDAGQPFLHLDDLTDALLAIVQRRKDLPPKLPLLLGETETLSFDEIQREVARLIHDEDWETRAIPKALARTGAWVEGEILDEDPFIKPWMVDISDDHYELDISRARSLVGWEPKHSLRDTLPEMIEALKADPVGWYKANKLNSARVAAVAAEGKPEKKGERSEKHHAIMREHMESMRQMHFDMQWVHFLNILLGFWLATSPFVFGTFGEDTFSAAVMGMTEDRGLWEPSLRNNLTAWSDLISGLLIMGFGALSLSPLFSWAQWANTAVGVWLLFAPLIFWTPSAAVYANDTFVGALVIAFAILVPMMPGMSMEGMMDSSDMPPGWTYSPSTYLQRLPIIALGAIGFVISRVLAAYQLGHIDGVWEPFFAGDAIRNGTEFIITSDVSKAWPVADGGLGATTYMFEVLMGLMGGRARWRTMPWMVLLFGFVVVPLGVVSIYFIIIQPIVIGTYCTLCLLAALAMLIMIPYSLDELVAMGQFLVQNTRRGRPFWRSFFMGDALPGSGKDEKRPGFDVPSRQLACDAARGVTIPWTLVVSAVLGVWLMFSRLVFGTEPPMADSDHLVGALILTVAVIAMAEVARPLRFINIAFGFWLIGAPWFLLGISGIATANSVVVGLFVIGLSLPRGARSAEHYGGWDRYIF encoded by the coding sequence ATGGCCGGCGAGAAGGAAATTGTCGTCGTTACCGGAAGCAGCGGCTTCATCGGTTCGGCGGTCATCGAAAAGCTCGCCAGGCGTTTCACACTTGTCGGTTTTGATCGCGAAACCTCGCCCCATCCGCCCGCCGCGGCCGAATGCATCTGCATCGATCTCACCTCGGACGACAGCGTCGAGGCGGCGCTGAAACGATTGCGCACAGGCTATGGCAACCGCATTGCATCGGTGATCCATCTCGCCGCCTATTTCGATCTCACAGGCGAAGCGAACCCTAAATACGAGCAGGTGACCGTCCGCGGCACGGAACGGCTGCTGCGAGGGCTTCAGAAATTCGAGGTCGAACAGTTCGTTTTCGCCAGCACGATGCTGGTGCATGCGCCCGGGAGGAAGGGAGAACCGATTGACGAGGACTGGCCGCTCGACCCGAAGCTGCCCTATAGGGAATCGAAGATTCGCACCGAGGCGCTGATCCGGGAACAGCGGAAGTCCATCCCCACTGTCATGATCCGTCCGTCCGGCGTCTACGATGACATGTGCCATTCGGCGTTCTTGTCCCGGCAGATCGCGAGGATATACGAGCGCCAACTCGTCAGCCACGTCTATCCGGGCGATCTCGACGCAGGGCAGCCTTTTCTGCATCTGGACGACCTGACCGACGCGCTGCTCGCGATCGTGCAGCGGCGCAAGGATCTGCCGCCGAAGCTGCCGCTGCTTCTGGGAGAGACGGAGACACTCAGCTTTGACGAGATTCAGCGCGAGGTGGCGCGGCTCATTCACGACGAGGATTGGGAGACGCGGGCGATTCCGAAGGCGTTGGCCAGGACCGGAGCTTGGGTCGAGGGCGAGATCCTCGACGAGGATCCCTTCATCAAGCCGTGGATGGTTGACATTTCGGACGACCACTACGAACTCGACATCTCGCGCGCCCGGAGCCTCGTTGGCTGGGAGCCAAAGCATTCCCTGCGCGACACGCTCCCGGAAATGATCGAGGCCCTGAAAGCCGATCCGGTCGGCTGGTACAAAGCCAACAAGCTGAATTCCGCCCGGGTTGCGGCGGTCGCAGCCGAAGGAAAACCGGAGAAGAAGGGGGAACGCTCGGAGAAACACCACGCCATAATGCGCGAGCACATGGAAAGCATGCGGCAGATGCATTTCGACATGCAGTGGGTGCATTTTCTGAACATCCTGCTCGGGTTTTGGCTGGCGACCAGCCCCTTCGTGTTCGGCACGTTCGGCGAGGACACCTTCAGCGCCGCCGTGATGGGCATGACGGAAGATAGGGGCCTATGGGAGCCGTCGCTGCGCAACAATCTGACAGCCTGGAGCGACCTGATCAGCGGCCTGTTGATCATGGGCTTCGGAGCACTCTCCCTGTCGCCCCTCTTCAGCTGGGCGCAATGGGCCAATACGGCTGTCGGGGTGTGGCTGCTCTTTGCGCCGCTGATCTTCTGGACTCCGAGCGCGGCCGTCTATGCCAACGACACCTTCGTCGGCGCTCTGGTCATAGCTTTCGCCATACTGGTGCCGATGATGCCGGGCATGAGTATGGAAGGCATGATGGATTCCTCCGACATGCCGCCCGGTTGGACCTATTCGCCGTCGACCTATCTGCAGCGCCTTCCGATCATCGCGCTCGGCGCGATCGGATTCGTCATTTCGCGCGTGCTTGCGGCATACCAACTCGGACATATCGACGGCGTGTGGGAACCGTTTTTCGCTGGCGATGCCATCCGGAACGGCACCGAATTCATCATCACCTCGGATGTCTCGAAAGCCTGGCCGGTCGCCGACGGCGGCTTGGGCGCCACAACTTATATGTTCGAGGTGCTGATGGGGCTAATGGGGGGACGCGCGCGTTGGCGGACCATGCCTTGGATGGTGCTGCTGTTCGGCTTCGTTGTCGTGCCGTTGGGCGTCGTGTCGATCTATTTCATCATCATCCAGCCGATTGTGATCGGCACCTATTGCACGCTTTGCCTGCTGGCGGCGCTTGCCATGCTCATCATGATCCCGTACTCGCTCGACGAGTTGGTCGCCATGGGCCAGTTCCTGGTCCAGAACACACGCCGAGGCCGGCCATTCTGGCGGTCCTTCTTCATGGGCGACGCGTTGCCGGGAAGCGGCAAGGACGAGAAGCGGCCCGGTTTCGACGTGCCGTCGCGCCAGTTGGCGTGTGACGCGGCCCGCGGCGTCACCATTCCCTGGACCCTCGTCGTCAGCGCGGTTCTCGGCGTCTGGCTCATGTTCAGCCGCCTCGTCTTTGGCACGGAACCGCCGATGGCCGACAGCGACCACCTGGTCGGAGCCTTGATCCTGACGGTGGCCGTGATCGCGATGGCAGAAGTCGCGCGGCCGCTACGCTTCATCAACATCGCCTTCGGCTTCTGGCTGATCGGTGCGCCATGGTTCCTGTTGGGCATTAGCGGGATCGCGACAGCCAACAGCGTGGTCGTCGGCCTGTTCGTGATCGGCCTCAGCCTGCCGCGCGGCGCCCGTAGCGCCGAGCATTACGGCGGCTGGGATCGCTATATATTCTGA